A genomic window from Clostridium aceticum includes:
- a CDS encoding cytochrome c biogenesis protein ResB has protein sequence MKREKKARGTIDLLRSMKFGLVLLGILGVFSVLGSLVPQGRDVGFYEHNYSQTIAKGILMFKIDDLYHSPYFIILFGALCLNLLLCSVSRFSSIIQKAKAIPNPKTMDRIASNEIQNEIDEKKIFKEIFKSYGFSRFKPVKKDNNKTIYYSKKSQIGHLGSWFIHLGVLLTIVFYAYGQFTYFTSYVYGVPGETKAVQGTNYYVAIHDFNIDYREDGSVRQYISHVDLKNPEGNPLKSSDIYVNRPMRHDGYAFYQSATGWATNIKIYREDELIKEDVLYETTGIADEGGMLAIEFRKFYPDFRSTENGILSVSNQPNNPKVLYSLFFMGQRVAMNVAAIGEPIHWQDVTFVFEEPQMYTYLQVNRMKGKIGAAIGSLLIMLGLILCFYRKPKELIVIQGEKELQIFGKNISV, from the coding sequence ATGAAAAGAGAAAAAAAAGCTAGAGGAACCATAGATCTTTTAAGATCTATGAAGTTTGGTTTAGTATTACTAGGGATTTTAGGGGTTTTTTCTGTACTAGGCTCTCTAGTACCCCAGGGCAGAGACGTGGGTTTTTATGAGCATAACTATTCTCAAACAATTGCAAAGGGAATTTTAATGTTTAAGATAGACGACTTATACCATTCACCGTATTTTATTATATTATTCGGTGCTTTGTGTTTAAATCTACTTTTATGTAGTGTTTCTAGATTTAGCAGTATCATACAAAAAGCTAAGGCAATCCCCAATCCCAAGACAATGGATAGGATAGCTTCAAATGAAATACAAAATGAAATCGATGAGAAGAAAATATTTAAGGAAATTTTTAAAAGCTATGGATTTAGTAGGTTTAAGCCAGTAAAAAAAGACAATAATAAAACAATATACTATAGTAAGAAAAGCCAAATAGGACATTTAGGTTCATGGTTTATTCATTTGGGTGTGTTGCTCACCATCGTATTTTATGCTTATGGTCAATTTACTTATTTTACCAGCTATGTTTATGGTGTACCTGGAGAAACCAAGGCGGTACAAGGAACAAACTACTATGTAGCTATCCACGACTTTAATATAGATTATAGGGAAGATGGTTCAGTAAGGCAATATATCTCCCATGTAGACTTGAAAAACCCCGAGGGAAATCCACTTAAATCATCAGATATTTATGTAAATCGTCCTATGAGGCATGATGGATATGCTTTTTACCAATCAGCAACTGGGTGGGCCACCAATATAAAAATATATAGAGAAGATGAATTGATTAAGGAGGATGTGCTTTACGAAACAACGGGTATAGCAGATGAAGGAGGCATGTTGGCAATTGAGTTTCGAAAATTTTATCCTGATTTTCGATCCACAGAAAATGGTATACTAAGTGTCTCAAATCAGCCGAATAATCCTAAGGTACTCTACTCCCTTTTCTTTATGGGACAAAGGGTTGCTATGAATGTAGCCGCTATAGGAGAGCCCATTCATTGGCAGGATGTTACCTTTGTATTCGAAGAGCCTCAAATGTATACCTACCTTCAAGTGAACAGGATGAAGGGTAAGATAGGGGCAGCCATAGGTTCTCTATTGATCATGCTTGGGCTAATTTTATGCTTCTACAGAAAACCCAAGGAATTGATTGTAATCCAGGGGGAAAAAGAGCTTCAGATTTTTGGTAAGAATATCAGTGTATAG
- the mraZ gene encoding division/cell wall cluster transcriptional repressor MraZ: MFIGEYNHSIDSKGRLSIPSRFREELGEHFIITKGLDNCLFLYPLEEWKVVEDKLKKLPMTNKDARAFVRFFFAGAAECELDHQGRIRVPNNLRQHALLEKEAVIIGVATRVEIWSIQQWQQYNDDANLSYDEIAVKMQELGI, from the coding sequence ATGTTTATTGGTGAATATAATCATTCCATAGATTCAAAAGGTAGATTAAGTATTCCTTCAAGATTTAGAGAAGAATTAGGAGAACACTTTATTATTACAAAGGGATTAGATAACTGTTTATTTCTTTATCCTCTTGAAGAATGGAAGGTCGTTGAAGATAAATTAAAAAAGCTGCCTATGACCAATAAAGATGCTAGAGCTTTTGTGAGATTTTTCTTCGCGGGGGCAGCAGAATGTGAATTGGATCATCAGGGTAGAATAAGAGTACCCAATAACTTAAGACAACATGCACTACTGGAGAAAGAGGCCGTTATTATTGGTGTTGCCACCCGTGTGGAGATTTGGAGTATTCAACAATGGCAGCAATATAATGATGATGCTAACCTAAGTTATGACGAAATTGCTGTAAAAATGCAGGAACTAGGAATCTAA
- a CDS encoding cob(I)yrinic acid a,c-diamide adenosyltransferase — protein sequence MKVYTKTGDHGETSLYDGKRVKKDDIRVESYGTIDELSTVLGFARNYIEDEKIIEIIYRVQRELFDVAGQLATSNDSKFPQKIQDHHISFLESIIDDYSAKIENINAFIIPGTGKASASLHMARTVCRRAERRILTLSTQAAVDPLLIKYINRLSDVIYIIARYLEKELKYVEFKK from the coding sequence ATGAAAGTGTATACTAAAACTGGCGATCATGGAGAGACCAGTTTATATGATGGAAAAAGGGTTAAAAAAGATGATATAAGGGTAGAAAGCTATGGTACGATTGATGAACTAAGTACTGTGTTAGGTTTTGCAAGAAATTACATAGAAGATGAAAAAATTATTGAAATTATATATAGAGTTCAAAGAGAACTATTTGATGTAGCAGGGCAACTGGCTACATCAAATGATAGTAAGTTTCCACAGAAAATTCAAGATCATCATATAAGTTTTTTGGAAAGCATAATAGATGACTACTCAGCAAAAATAGAGAATATAAATGCCTTTATTATCCCTGGGACGGGTAAAGCCTCTGCCAGCTTGCACATGGCTCGTACTGTGTGTAGAAGGGCTGAAAGGAGAATTCTAACACTAAGTACGCAAGCAGCAGTTGATCCTCTTTTAATCAAGTATATAAATCGTTTATCTGATGTTATTTATATCATTGCAAGATATCTAGAGAAAGAACTAAAATATGTAGAATTTAAAAAGTAG
- a CDS encoding restriction endonuclease: MKVIETVLEDMKEKYLKYKENRSNSRRFKAFYNSSKEDKRGSLAKVIDYLLVRIFIFFAIFVVAYYRTNYIHTATIIAIFFLTIYHIFSINLRKEKLAYLKKEKRKVIACEKTYKEILNKTVEEMKEYTVEIFQKRGFGEIQCLEHNHNSILLEALYQDKKVMILCCMYKNNFDVDLKDLREFLCQLINKNIKSGIFITTSDFTQDCYSFLDQLSEKYKMLLINKDKFLDIIEASEMFPSEEEIDEVIENKISKTKKNWEKYKSAAFCNTKTKGYLLLSVYLAITAVYIPYTKYYMIVASILLFLTLVTLLGYFRNKNKVEEDWKSIDKLFQNL; encoded by the coding sequence ATGAAGGTAATTGAAACAGTACTAGAAGATATGAAGGAAAAGTATTTGAAGTACAAAGAAAACAGGTCCAATAGTAGACGCTTTAAAGCTTTCTATAATAGCAGCAAGGAGGATAAAAGAGGTAGTCTAGCAAAGGTTATAGATTATTTATTGGTAAGAATCTTTATCTTTTTTGCTATATTTGTTGTGGCCTATTATAGAACTAACTATATTCATACTGCAACAATAATAGCTATTTTTTTCTTAACAATTTATCATATTTTTTCTATAAATCTTCGTAAAGAAAAACTAGCTTATCTTAAGAAGGAAAAAAGAAAAGTGATAGCCTGTGAAAAAACTTATAAAGAAATATTGAATAAAACTGTAGAAGAGATGAAGGAGTATACGGTAGAAATATTTCAAAAAAGAGGATTTGGAGAAATCCAATGTTTAGAACATAACCATAATTCTATATTATTGGAGGCTTTGTATCAGGATAAAAAAGTAATGATTTTATGTTGTATGTATAAAAATAATTTTGATGTAGACTTAAAAGACTTAAGAGAGTTTCTATGTCAGCTAATAAATAAAAATATAAAAAGTGGTATTTTTATTACTACTTCCGACTTTACGCAAGACTGTTATAGTTTTTTAGATCAGCTAAGTGAAAAATATAAAATGCTTTTAATAAACAAGGATAAATTCCTAGATATAATAGAGGCAAGTGAAATGTTTCCTTCTGAAGAGGAAATTGATGAAGTGATTGAAAATAAGATTAGCAAGACAAAGAAAAATTGGGAAAAATATAAATCAGCAGCTTTTTGCAATACAAAAACCAAGGGTTATCTTTTACTGAGTGTATATCTTGCTATTACTGCGGTGTACATACCTTATACGAAATACTATATGATTGTGGCTAGTATTTTGCTGTTTTTAACTTTGGTAACATTGCTTGGATACTTTAGAAACAAAAATAAAGTGGAAGAGGATTGGAAGAGTATAGATAAATTGTTTCAAAATCTATAA
- the ccsB gene encoding c-type cytochrome biogenesis protein CcsB, producing MLSEDYSFITTLVLYSLAVFAYFIFFMFRSEKFSNYGSLLVKAGVIFHTIALTSRSIEASRLPLSNQYEFATTFAWGIAVSFVGFEWKYKFKALGTFVTPLIVLVAFYAALQSREIRPLMPALQSNWITIHVSTAIFSYGAFAIGCGVSIMYLIRDRLKEDPFIEKYMPSFEMLDKVSYRAIALGFVMLTVVIISGAIWAEKAWGRYWQWDPKETWSFITWVIYAIYLHVRLSKGWKNKKAAWFAIVGFLAILFTYIGVNTVLIGYHSYA from the coding sequence ATGTTGAGTGAAGATTATAGCTTTATTACTACACTAGTATTGTACAGTTTAGCTGTGTTCGCCTATTTTATTTTTTTTATGTTTCGCAGCGAAAAATTTTCTAATTATGGAAGTTTATTGGTGAAGGCAGGTGTGATTTTTCATACAATTGCTTTGACTTCTAGAAGTATAGAAGCCAGTAGACTGCCTTTGTCTAATCAATATGAATTTGCTACAACCTTTGCATGGGGAATTGCTGTGAGTTTTGTAGGGTTTGAATGGAAGTATAAATTTAAAGCATTAGGCACTTTTGTTACGCCATTGATTGTACTAGTAGCTTTTTATGCAGCATTACAATCTAGAGAGATTAGACCTTTGATGCCGGCATTACAAAGCAACTGGATAACCATCCATGTTAGTACAGCTATTTTTAGCTATGGGGCTTTTGCTATTGGCTGTGGGGTATCTATCATGTATCTAATACGTGATAGATTAAAAGAAGATCCTTTCATTGAAAAATATATGCCATCTTTTGAAATGTTGGATAAGGTAAGTTATCGAGCGATTGCACTGGGTTTTGTTATGTTGACAGTAGTCATCATCAGTGGTGCTATATGGGCGGAAAAAGCATGGGGTAGATATTGGCAATGGGATCCAAAGGAAACTTGGTCCTTTATCACCTGGGTTATTTATGCTATCTATCTTCATGTTAGATTATCTAAGGGATGGAAAAACAAAAAAGCAGCTTGGTTTGCAATCGTGGGTTTTTTAGCCATATTATTCACCTATATTGGTGTAAATACGGTCTTAATCGGTTATCATTCTTATGCATAA
- a CDS encoding NUDIX hydrolase: MNYEKIIKAFELKKKNQPSSLLKSAVLVPIISVKDELHVLFEVRSHQLKSQPGEICFPGGKVENNETLQESALRETVEELNISINNIQVVGKLDPVITLFDMIIYPYCGIIHDINLEDISYNTKEVASIFTVPLKELLQQKPLVHKVKMNTSPDENFPFHLVQQGTKYHWRVSDYYVYFYQYQHYVIWGITAKILYHFLEIIRA; the protein is encoded by the coding sequence ATGAATTATGAAAAAATTATAAAAGCCTTTGAGCTTAAGAAAAAAAATCAGCCTTCTAGTCTACTAAAATCAGCGGTTCTGGTACCTATCATCTCTGTCAAGGATGAACTTCATGTCTTATTTGAGGTTCGTTCTCATCAATTAAAGAGTCAACCTGGAGAAATTTGTTTTCCAGGAGGAAAAGTAGAAAATAATGAGACCCTACAAGAGTCTGCCTTACGAGAAACTGTTGAAGAACTAAATATTTCTATAAATAACATACAAGTAGTAGGAAAGCTTGATCCTGTTATTACACTATTTGATATGATTATTTATCCTTATTGTGGAATTATACACGATATAAATTTAGAAGATATTTCCTACAACACAAAAGAAGTGGCATCTATTTTTACAGTACCTCTAAAGGAGCTATTACAACAAAAACCATTGGTTCATAAAGTAAAAATGAACACTTCACCAGACGAAAACTTTCCTTTTCATCTAGTACAACAAGGTACAAAGTATCATTGGAGAGTTAGCGATTACTATGTATATTTTTACCAATACCAACACTATGTGATTTGGGGAATTACTGCAAAAATACTCTACCATTTTTTAGAAATAATTAGAGCATAA
- a CDS encoding YhcN/YlaJ family sporulation lipoprotein: MKKKKLLLIICIIVIAAMAFTGCRPARRPMPEEQTTPQEGVPGPGTGTPGAPAVPGEEGIAPTPGGGVPGPGQRVPGEQADDGTVRDARTPEDARTAPRNMQPAEMEQDLMTRADRIVNEVARMEEVRSATVVIFENTALVGVTLTEDTDGEINRGIERRIEETAREADRSVERVAVTADPNMFRRIQEISREAGEGRPLSGFGREIEEMFRRIVPGA; encoded by the coding sequence TTGAAAAAGAAAAAATTATTATTAATTATTTGTATCATTGTTATTGCAGCAATGGCGTTTACTGGTTGTAGGCCTGCTAGAAGACCTATGCCAGAAGAACAAACAACGCCGCAGGAAGGTGTACCAGGTCCAGGAACAGGAACTCCAGGGGCACCAGCAGTACCTGGTGAAGAAGGTATTGCACCAACTCCAGGTGGTGGTGTACCAGGACCTGGACAAAGAGTGCCAGGAGAGCAGGCTGATGATGGTACAGTCAGGGATGCTAGAACTCCTGAAGATGCCAGAACTGCCCCTAGAAATATGCAGCCGGCGGAAATGGAACAGGATCTAATGACTAGGGCTGACAGGATTGTAAACGAAGTTGCTAGAATGGAAGAAGTACGTAGTGCTACAGTAGTGATTTTTGAAAATACAGCTTTAGTAGGTGTTACATTGACTGAGGATACTGATGGAGAAATAAACAGAGGAATTGAAAGAAGAATTGAAGAAACAGCTAGAGAAGCTGACAGAAGTGTAGAAAGGGTAGCTGTAACAGCAGATCCTAACATGTTTAGAAGAATTCAAGAAATCTCCAGAGAAGCTGGAGAAGGTAGACCATTAAGTGGTTTTGGTCGAGAAATAGAAGAAATGTTTAGAAGAATTGTACCAGGAGCATAA
- the lgt gene encoding prolipoprotein diacylglyceryl transferase: protein MNPIAFRVFGVPVAWYGIIISVGIFLGIFVAIIRAKREGLYEDVVLDLCLIAIPVAIIGARLYYVIFKWDYYGQNLMHIIRIREGGLAIHGAIIAGVLAGYLFCRYKGLRFWQMADVCAPSIILGQAIGRWGNYFNQEAYGTPTNLPWAIEIDGVMVHPTFLYESLWNFGVFFFLLYYTRRKKMDGQIFLLYLILYSIGRFFIEGLRIDSLMIGPLRTAQVISIVTIVGALIVMGILKRRRNRVFL from the coding sequence ATGAATCCAATCGCCTTTAGAGTATTTGGCGTGCCAGTAGCCTGGTATGGTATTATTATCTCCGTTGGAATTTTTTTAGGTATTTTTGTTGCTATTATCAGGGCAAAGAGAGAAGGTTTATATGAAGATGTTGTTTTAGATCTGTGCCTTATTGCAATACCTGTGGCAATAATAGGGGCTAGATTGTACTATGTTATTTTTAAGTGGGACTACTATGGACAAAACCTCATGCATATTATTCGGATACGTGAAGGGGGACTGGCTATTCATGGAGCTATTATTGCTGGTGTATTAGCAGGTTATCTGTTCTGCAGATATAAAGGCCTTAGATTTTGGCAGATGGCAGATGTTTGTGCTCCTAGTATTATATTAGGTCAAGCCATAGGAAGATGGGGCAACTATTTTAACCAAGAAGCTTATGGTACACCTACAAATCTACCATGGGCTATTGAAATAGACGGTGTTATGGTACATCCTACATTTTTATATGAATCCTTATGGAATTTTGGTGTATTTTTCTTCTTATTATACTATACTAGGAGAAAAAAGATGGATGGACAAATATTTTTGCTTTATTTAATACTTTATTCTATTGGAAGGTTTTTCATCGAAGGGCTTCGGATTGATAGCCTAATGATTGGCCCTTTGAGAACTGCACAGGTGATTAGTATTGTTACGATTGTAGGGGCTTTGATTGTCATGGGAATCTTGAAAAGAAGGAGAAATAGAGTGTTTTTGTAG
- the hpt gene encoding hypoxanthine phosphoribosyltransferase has product MEKDIQEVLFTKEVIHDKVKELGKKITEEYNNKEVVVIGVLKGANIFLGDLVREINLPVAIDFMAVSSYGFSTESSGVVRILKDLDLEIEDKHVLIIEDIIDTGLTLKYLTENLKSRKVASLKICTLLDKPLRRKCDLEIDYIGFEIPDEFIVGYGIDYAEKYRNLPFIATLKREVYE; this is encoded by the coding sequence ATGGAAAAGGATATTCAAGAGGTTTTATTTACAAAAGAAGTTATTCATGACAAAGTAAAGGAATTGGGTAAAAAAATTACTGAAGAATATAATAACAAGGAAGTTGTTGTTATTGGTGTATTAAAGGGAGCAAATATATTTTTGGGGGACTTAGTAAGAGAAATTAATCTTCCTGTAGCCATTGATTTTATGGCAGTATCTAGTTACGGTTTTTCTACCGAAAGCTCTGGCGTGGTAAGGATCTTAAAGGATTTAGATTTAGAAATTGAAGATAAACATGTATTGATTATTGAGGATATTATAGATACGGGATTAACTTTAAAGTATTTGACAGAAAACTTAAAGTCCAGAAAGGTTGCTAGTCTTAAAATCTGTACTTTGTTGGATAAACCATTAAGAAGAAAATGTGATTTAGAGATTGACTATATTGGTTTTGAAATTCCAGATGAGTTTATCGTAGGATACGGTATTGATTATGCAGAAAAATATAGAAACCTCCCCTTTATTGCTACATTAAAAAGAGAGGTCTATGAATAA
- a CDS encoding flavin monoamine oxidase family protein has protein sequence MVMLPLQPHNPTTEERYAMVRFALEMENRPEDFGNVISLLNPPPDITTIRPPGSCKPIKVAVLGGGAAGLSAAFELRKLGVHTTIFEAQEDRIGGRIYTYYFDKEKQFYGELGAMRFPASHNVMWHYMNLFKLDSRPFIQTNENAFIYVRGVRVRNDPDGRGVQRCIYPKFDMTQQERQLSWQQLEGIAFEEPLLAIPPEIRKEILQIKPFYSPQINIADFFNIRQSMEKAGLSDGAIAMLSNVNPSTGGFLYKSFFEILMEIYGVNFSFMYEIPGGMAKFSEAFQSSLLEDCPEDHYSNISPDDLGRVDFKLGHKIMALSQCKPDGSVTVQYQVKNSPSIQQEDFDFVICTLPFSSLRQVKLEPLFSSNKMQAIRILSYIDAQKTACFLKNRFWEMEPKQIIGGSSSTDLPINSIWYPSNDAHRLQEEFRNTSKKSYHDDYCYQWGTSSDSSKIPGVLLASYNWGQDAERLGSIPEPFRIYYIKRQVEEVHGLYPGSLDPLLIDHKTVHWNTEPWFWGAYSFYSPSEHRLFSQVAITPEYNNRVFFAGEHVSVSRAWIQGSLQTGMMAANAVAKCCNEIL, from the coding sequence ATGGTAATGCTCCCACTTCAACCCCACAACCCTACTACCGAGGAACGCTATGCAATGGTACGCTTTGCATTGGAAATGGAAAACCGTCCTGAAGATTTTGGAAATGTTATTTCTCTACTGAATCCTCCCCCCGATATCACTACTATTCGTCCCCCTGGTTCTTGCAAACCCATAAAAGTAGCTGTTTTGGGAGGAGGTGCCGCAGGTTTATCGGCAGCTTTTGAACTTAGAAAACTCGGAGTACATACCACCATATTTGAGGCACAAGAAGATCGAATCGGTGGTAGAATCTATACTTATTATTTTGACAAAGAAAAACAGTTTTATGGCGAGCTTGGAGCTATGCGCTTCCCTGCTAGTCACAATGTCATGTGGCATTATATGAATCTTTTTAAGCTAGATAGTCGTCCCTTTATACAAACCAATGAAAATGCCTTTATTTATGTAAGAGGTGTACGGGTTAGAAATGATCCTGACGGCAGAGGTGTACAAAGATGTATCTATCCAAAGTTTGATATGACACAGCAAGAAAGACAGCTATCATGGCAGCAGCTAGAGGGCATCGCCTTTGAAGAACCTTTGCTAGCCATTCCTCCAGAAATCAGAAAAGAAATTTTGCAAATAAAGCCTTTTTATAGTCCACAAATAAACATTGCAGATTTTTTTAATATTCGCCAAAGCATGGAAAAGGCTGGGTTAAGTGATGGTGCTATAGCAATGCTAAGCAATGTCAACCCATCTACTGGTGGATTTCTTTATAAAAGTTTTTTTGAGATATTGATGGAAATCTACGGGGTTAACTTTTCCTTTATGTATGAAATTCCTGGCGGTATGGCAAAGTTTTCTGAAGCCTTTCAATCTTCTCTCCTTGAGGACTGTCCTGAGGATCACTATTCTAATATTTCTCCTGATGACCTAGGAAGAGTTGATTTTAAGCTTGGACACAAAATTATGGCCCTTAGTCAATGTAAACCAGATGGATCTGTAACTGTTCAATATCAAGTAAAGAATAGCCCCTCTATCCAACAGGAGGATTTTGATTTTGTTATTTGCACCCTTCCCTTCTCTAGTTTAAGACAAGTGAAATTAGAACCTTTGTTTAGCAGTAACAAAATGCAAGCCATTAGAATCTTAAGCTATATAGATGCTCAAAAAACTGCTTGTTTCTTAAAAAATCGTTTCTGGGAAATGGAACCTAAACAAATCATCGGTGGTAGTTCCTCAACAGATTTACCTATCAACAGTATTTGGTATCCCTCTAATGACGCTCATAGGCTGCAGGAAGAATTTAGAAATACTTCTAAGAAAAGTTATCATGATGACTATTGTTATCAATGGGGTACTTCCTCTGATTCCTCTAAAATCCCTGGGGTCTTACTAGCTTCTTATAACTGGGGCCAAGATGCTGAAAGATTAGGAAGTATTCCTGAGCCCTTCCGAATTTATTATATAAAAAGACAGGTAGAAGAGGTACATGGTCTGTATCCCGGAAGTCTAGATCCTTTATTAATCGATCATAAAACTGTGCATTGGAACACAGAGCCTTGGTTCTGGGGAGCTTACTCCTTCTATTCTCCTAGCGAGCATAGACTGTTTTCCCAAGTAGCTATAACACCAGAATATAACAATAGAGTCTTTTTTGCTGGTGAGCATGTTTCTGTCTCCAGAGCATGGATTCAAGGTTCATTGCAGACTGGTATGATGGCAGCTAATGCAGTAGCAAAATGTTGTAATGAGATTCTTTAA
- the pduL gene encoding phosphate propanoyltransferase: protein MSEKMLPIALSNRHLHLSQEDIETLFGKGYELNKFKDLSQPGQYAAAEKVDLVGSKGTIKGVRVLGPARPSTQIEVSLADGFSLGITPPVRDSGDVAGSPGVKIVGPQGEVDLKEGVIAAARHIHMHTDDAAKFGVVDKQRVKVKTSGERAVVFENVLVRAHQTFALEMHVDVDEGNAAGVKNGEMVELILE from the coding sequence ATGAGTGAAAAAATGTTACCAATTGCTTTATCAAATCGCCACCTTCATTTAAGTCAAGAAGATATTGAAACATTATTTGGAAAAGGTTATGAACTAAATAAATTTAAAGATCTGTCTCAACCAGGACAATATGCTGCTGCTGAGAAGGTGGATTTAGTAGGATCTAAAGGTACTATAAAAGGTGTGCGAGTTTTAGGTCCAGCTAGACCAAGCACACAAATTGAAGTATCTTTAGCAGATGGATTTTCTTTAGGAATCACACCACCAGTAAGAGATTCTGGAGATGTTGCAGGAAGTCCTGGAGTTAAAATTGTAGGCCCTCAGGGAGAAGTAGATTTGAAAGAGGGTGTAATTGCTGCTGCTAGACATATACATATGCATACTGATGATGCAGCAAAGTTTGGTGTAGTGGACAAGCAAAGAGTAAAGGTAAAAACCAGTGGAGAAAGAGCAGTAGTTTTTGAAAATGTATTAGTAAGAGCACATCAAACATTTGCATTAGAAATGCATGTTGATGTTGATGAAGGAAATGCTGCTGGTGTTAAAAATGGAGAAATGGTAGAGTTAATCCTTGAATAA
- a CDS encoding ammonia-forming cytochrome c nitrite reductase subunit c552 — translation MKRYINILLICVMVLTMVVSNIGCARQQEEEPPGEAPTEEPRDPQVPLGEVPAPEDMIIEAAHWQEEYPMIYESFLRTSRMGDNTVEDSTLGGLHPVDYLEKYPNIKILYDGIGFSKEYFVARGHYYALEDVINTARPKPGASCLACKTGEYEKLFVEHGQDLFTMDFHETVQGVDNAISCYSCHRNEPGENIQVTAPHLAVGLTKLEQEPPAGTMACAQCHVEYYFDPETREVVLPWDNGLGVEEIEAYFDERGFYDWKHPRTGTPLIKVQHPEFEMYTGSVHDRLGISCADCHMPTVEEEGETYKSHWAKSPLKTVEESCGRCHADGEAIIAETEEIQKEIDAMQVEVSDMIVKLIEDFAAALEERDLDEETVQQLWDLHRKAQYRWDFVMVENSTGFHHASKAREALEQAKEFAQEALDILAEQQ, via the coding sequence ATGAAGAGATATATCAACATACTGTTGATTTGTGTAATGGTGTTGACGATGGTAGTTAGCAACATAGGTTGTGCAAGGCAGCAGGAGGAAGAACCGCCAGGTGAAGCTCCTACTGAAGAACCTCGTGATCCTCAAGTACCATTGGGGGAAGTACCGGCTCCAGAAGATATGATTATAGAGGCGGCTCACTGGCAAGAAGAATACCCTATGATTTATGAATCTTTTTTAAGAACCTCTAGAATGGGAGATAATACAGTAGAGGATAGTACTTTAGGAGGACTACATCCTGTGGATTATTTAGAAAAGTATCCTAATATAAAGATACTTTATGATGGCATAGGATTTTCAAAAGAATATTTTGTAGCTAGGGGGCACTATTATGCTTTAGAGGATGTAATTAATACTGCTAGACCTAAACCAGGAGCTTCTTGTTTAGCTTGTAAAACAGGTGAATATGAAAAATTATTTGTAGAGCATGGACAAGATTTATTTACAATGGATTTCCATGAAACAGTGCAGGGAGTAGACAACGCTATTAGTTGCTATAGCTGTCATAGAAATGAGCCAGGAGAAAATATACAAGTGACTGCTCCACATCTTGCAGTGGGTTTAACAAAGTTGGAACAGGAACCGCCAGCAGGAACGATGGCTTGTGCACAATGTCATGTGGAATATTACTTTGATCCAGAAACCAGAGAAGTAGTTTTACCTTGGGACAATGGTTTGGGGGTAGAGGAGATTGAAGCTTATTTTGATGAAAGAGGCTTTTATGACTGGAAACATCCAAGAACAGGGACACCTCTTATTAAGGTACAACATCCAGAGTTTGAAATGTATACAGGTAGTGTTCATGACAGGCTAGGGATCAGTTGTGCAGATTGCCACATGCCAACTGTAGAAGAAGAAGGAGAAACCTATAAATCTCACTGGGCAAAAAGTCCGCTAAAAACCGTTGAAGAATCCTGTGGAAGATGTCATGCAGATGGAGAAGCTATTATAGCTGAAACAGAAGAGATACAAAAAGAAATAGATGCCATGCAGGTGGAAGTCAGCGATATGATTGTAAAGCTTATAGAGGATTTTGCAGCAGCATTGGAAGAGCGGGATTTAGATGAGGAGACTGTGCAACAACTTTGGGACTTACATAGAAAAGCACAGTATCGTTGGGATTTTGTGATGGTGGAAAACTCTACCGGTTTCCATCATGCATCAAAGGCTAGAGAAGCTTTAGAACAGGCTAAAGAATTTGCCCAAGAGGCTTTAGATATTTTAGCTGAACAGCAGTAG